In one Deltaproteobacteria bacterium genomic region, the following are encoded:
- the lon gene encoding endopeptidase La, translating into MADEPTRREEPEILPAEKPEGEKPTLPRPIEEGSEPKEAAPEIPSVLPLLPVRDIVIFPYMTLPLFVGREGSIAAVEEALSRDRHIFLATQKDPAVEEPKVEDLYRTGTVAMIMRMLKLPDGRLKILIQGVVKGSILEFLETRPTVRVRIDRIVEPPVKEGPLEVEALMRASREKIEKILSLKNMPVEILMVTENIGNPGVLADLVASNLRLKIEEAQGVLEETDPFARLTLVNNLLSRELQLADMQAKIQSQAKEEMSKSQREYFLREQLKAIKTELGDLDGKTEEIDELREKVKTAGMPEEVQKEAEKQLRRLEGMHPDSAESSVVRTYLDWMVELPWKKETKDNILIGKAKKILDEDHHDLEKVKERILEYLAVRKLKDKMKGPILCFVGPPGVGKTSLGKSIARSMGRKFIRMSLGGIRDEAEIRGHRRTYVGALPGRIIQGMKQAGTRNPVFMLDEIDKLGADFRGDPSAALLEVLDPEQNFAFSDNYLNVPFDLSKVLFIGTANIIDPVPPALKDRMEIIHLSGYTDVDKLAIAKRFLLPRQREDNGVKDGQLKMTDKAILAIIHQYTREAGLRNLEREISQVCRKTARKIAEGGKGPFSITPKNLSKFLGVPKFLPETEGEKDEVGVATGLAWTPTGGDILFIEVSLVRGKGAVTITGSLGDVMKESAQAAITYTRSRASRLGLARDFHSNYDIHIHVPAGAIPKDGPSAGITIATALISSLTGIPVRRDVAMTGEITLRGRVLPIGGLKEKSLAALRAGITSIIVPEQNRKDLEEIPKHEARQFTFTLVGSMDDVVEKALRRNPFRKAGDRKTK; encoded by the coding sequence ATGGCGGATGAACCGACCAGGCGCGAAGAGCCGGAAATCCTGCCCGCCGAGAAGCCGGAAGGAGAGAAGCCGACGCTTCCCCGGCCGATCGAAGAGGGAAGCGAACCGAAGGAGGCTGCTCCCGAGATTCCCTCGGTGCTGCCGCTGCTCCCGGTGCGGGACATCGTCATCTTCCCGTACATGACCCTGCCTCTATTTGTCGGACGGGAGGGTTCGATCGCGGCGGTGGAGGAGGCGTTGTCGCGGGACCGTCACATCTTCCTTGCGACCCAGAAGGATCCCGCGGTCGAGGAACCCAAGGTGGAAGATCTCTACCGCACCGGCACCGTCGCGATGATAATGCGGATGCTCAAGCTTCCGGACGGCCGGCTGAAGATCCTTATCCAGGGGGTCGTGAAGGGGAGTATCCTGGAATTCCTCGAGACCAGGCCCACGGTCCGCGTCCGCATCGACCGGATCGTCGAGCCGCCCGTGAAGGAAGGGCCGCTCGAGGTGGAAGCGCTGATGCGCGCTTCCCGCGAGAAGATCGAGAAGATCCTCTCCCTGAAGAACATGCCGGTGGAGATCCTGATGGTCACCGAGAACATCGGCAACCCCGGCGTCCTTGCGGACCTCGTGGCTTCCAACCTTCGGCTCAAGATCGAGGAGGCCCAGGGCGTCCTCGAGGAAACCGACCCCTTCGCCCGCCTGACGCTTGTGAACAACCTCCTTTCGCGCGAGCTCCAGCTTGCCGACATGCAGGCCAAGATCCAGAGCCAGGCCAAGGAGGAGATGTCGAAGAGCCAGCGTGAGTATTTCCTTCGGGAGCAGCTCAAGGCGATCAAGACCGAGCTGGGCGACCTCGACGGCAAGACGGAGGAGATCGACGAGCTTCGTGAGAAGGTCAAAACGGCGGGGATGCCCGAGGAAGTGCAGAAGGAGGCCGAAAAGCAGCTCCGGCGCCTGGAAGGGATGCACCCGGACTCGGCGGAGTCTTCCGTGGTGCGGACCTATCTCGACTGGATGGTCGAACTTCCGTGGAAGAAGGAAACGAAGGACAACATCCTCATCGGTAAGGCGAAGAAGATCCTGGACGAGGACCACCACGACCTCGAGAAGGTCAAGGAGCGGATACTGGAGTACCTCGCCGTCCGGAAGCTCAAGGACAAAATGAAAGGGCCGATCCTTTGCTTCGTGGGTCCGCCGGGCGTGGGGAAGACTTCCCTGGGGAAGTCGATCGCGAGATCCATGGGCCGCAAGTTCATCCGGATGTCGCTGGGAGGCATCAGGGACGAGGCCGAAATCCGCGGACACCGCCGCACCTACGTAGGCGCGCTTCCAGGCCGTATAATCCAGGGGATGAAACAGGCGGGGACCCGGAACCCCGTGTTCATGCTGGACGAAATCGACAAACTCGGGGCCGACTTCCGCGGTGACCCCTCCGCTGCGCTGCTGGAGGTGCTCGACCCCGAGCAGAACTTCGCCTTCAGTGACAACTACCTGAACGTGCCGTTCGACCTTTCCAAGGTGCTGTTCATCGGCACCGCGAATATCATCGATCCCGTTCCTCCGGCCCTGAAGGACCGGATGGAGATCATCCACCTGTCGGGGTACACGGACGTCGACAAGCTGGCCATCGCCAAGCGCTTCCTCCTCCCGCGGCAGAGGGAGGATAACGGCGTCAAGGACGGGCAGCTTAAGATGACCGACAAGGCCATCCTGGCGATCATCCACCAGTACACGCGGGAAGCGGGCCTGAGGAACCTGGAGAGAGAGATTTCCCAGGTATGCCGGAAGACCGCGCGGAAGATCGCCGAAGGGGGGAAGGGGCCGTTTTCCATAACGCCGAAGAACCTGTCGAAATTCCTGGGCGTGCCGAAGTTCCTTCCCGAAACGGAAGGGGAGAAGGACGAGGTCGGCGTGGCCACGGGGTTGGCGTGGACGCCCACAGGCGGCGATATCCTCTTCATCGAGGTGTCGCTCGTCAGGGGGAAAGGGGCGGTCACCATAACCGGCTCCCTGGGCGACGTCATGAAGGAGAGCGCGCAGGCGGCGATCACGTACACCCGGTCGCGGGCGTCCCGGCTGGGGCTGGCCAGGGACTTCCATTCCAATTACGACATACACATCCACGTACCGGCGGGGGCGATCCCGAAGGACGGCCCGTCCGCGGGTATCACGATAGCCACGGCCCTGATCTCGTCTCTCACCGGGATCCCCGTGCGGCGGGACGTGGCGATGACGGGGGAGATCACCCTGCGGGGGAGAGTCCTGCCGATAGGGGGCTTGAAGGAAAAATCGCTGGCGGCCTTGCGCGCAGGCATCACCAGTATCATCGTTCCCGAGCAGAACAGGAAGGACCTCGAAGAGATCCCGAAGCACGAGGCGCGGCAATTCACGTTCACTCTGGTCGGCAGCATGGACGACGTTGTCGAGAAGGCGCTTCGCAGAAATCCCTTCCGGAAGGCGGGGGATCGGAAAACCAAGTGA
- the thiL gene encoding thiamine-phosphate kinase, producing MKRDDPSPGNLRDLGEFGFIDLVRRRYGGKARPGEIGIGDDGAVLLSPRGKVVLSTDLLLEGTHFDLRYFLPEEIGWRALSANLSDLAAMGASPVCYLAALAAPPDASVKFLASVFRGMARAARPSGIRLMGGDTCRGEKIVLSLTVMGKAAAGKTAARRGARPGDILFVTGEPGWSRLGFKLLSGGRPRNPSGWKRTAMRRHLMPSARWREGTAAAGCGAVSAMIDLSDGLLQDLSHLLKPEGMGAVLDEKSFHLSTQFRKAAAELKENPLASFLAGGEDYELLMAVRPHKYESFRRAARNFPAGVFPIGVVTKGGGVRVRRADGTWMAGAWLPRGFTHFPSLSRPIAPGIKRSRRSRN from the coding sequence GTGAAACGCGACGACCCCTCCCCGGGGAACCTGCGGGACCTCGGCGAGTTCGGGTTCATCGACCTGGTAAGACGGCGGTACGGCGGGAAGGCCCGTCCGGGTGAAATCGGCATCGGGGACGACGGCGCGGTGCTGCTTTCGCCTCGGGGGAAAGTGGTCCTCTCGACCGACCTGCTGTTGGAAGGGACGCATTTCGATCTCCGGTACTTCCTCCCCGAGGAAATCGGCTGGCGGGCGCTCTCCGCCAATCTTTCCGACCTCGCGGCGATGGGAGCTTCACCGGTCTGCTACCTTGCCGCGCTGGCTGCGCCGCCCGACGCTTCCGTAAAATTCCTCGCATCCGTTTTTCGCGGGATGGCCCGGGCCGCCCGTCCTTCGGGGATCCGCCTTATGGGCGGCGACACCTGCCGGGGGGAGAAGATCGTGTTGTCTCTGACCGTCATGGGAAAAGCCGCCGCCGGGAAAACGGCCGCCCGCCGCGGGGCGCGGCCCGGGGATATCCTCTTCGTCACCGGTGAGCCGGGCTGGTCGCGCCTGGGATTTAAGCTTCTCTCCGGTGGGCGTCCCCGCAATCCATCCGGTTGGAAGCGGACGGCGATGCGCCGCCACCTGATGCCTTCGGCTCGTTGGAGGGAGGGGACGGCGGCCGCCGGGTGCGGAGCCGTGTCGGCGATGATCGATCTTTCCGACGGTTTGCTTCAGGACCTGTCGCACCTGCTGAAACCGGAAGGGATGGGCGCCGTCCTGGACGAGAAGTCCTTTCACCTCTCTACGCAATTCCGAAAAGCCGCGGCGGAACTCAAGGAAAATCCGCTCGCGTCTTTTCTCGCCGGCGGGGAGGACTACGAGCTGCTCATGGCGGTGCGTCCTCACAAGTACGAGTCCTTCAGGCGGGCCGCGCGCAATTTTCCGGCGGGCGTCTTCCCGATCGGAGTGGTGACGAAGGGCGGAGGCGTCCGGGTGCGCCGCGCCGACGGAACGTGGATGGCGGGCGCGTGGCTTCCGCGCGGCTTCACCCACTTTCCCTCCTTATCCAGGCCGATCGCTCCGGGCATCAAGCGTTCCCGGCGCAGCCGCAACTGA
- a CDS encoding HlyC/CorC family transporter, protein MKLMLLIFLFGASAFFSSVETAFFALRRVDFLKWKEEGNRRAGAIEKMLEAPGKLIATIFIGNEIANVAISTLIAAFLIRQFPAHGEVLALFLGTAGILILGDIAPKCIAWPRAKSWSLLAVRPFGVFSRIVSPVRYLLENAASAILRLFGGGTLAGDRPGLSEREFRALVDVGEETGTIDPGEKELIHNIFELTEQRAGEIMTPFADVFMVPVSLPYPELLAQFRRYRRSRIPVYEGERRNVTGVLHFKELLKSMGEGKEEVDWRTLVKPPLVVPASKKLPYLLRDFQKLKVHLALVVDEFGELEGIVTLEDVLEELFGDIREEHDREEKEIVSLPDGAFRVLGKTSVRRLNKEFGAEFSDEEWDTVAGLLLHEFGRLPGRGDSIVLGTHRFTVERLKGIRIVEVGVRKAAGEEKI, encoded by the coding sequence ATGAAACTCATGCTTCTGATCTTCCTGTTCGGCGCTTCCGCCTTCTTCTCCTCGGTGGAGACGGCGTTCTTCGCGCTGCGGCGCGTGGATTTCCTGAAATGGAAGGAGGAAGGCAACCGGAGGGCGGGGGCCATCGAGAAGATGCTCGAGGCGCCGGGGAAGCTCATCGCGACGATTTTCATCGGCAACGAGATCGCCAACGTGGCGATCTCCACGCTGATCGCGGCGTTCCTCATCCGGCAGTTCCCCGCGCACGGGGAGGTATTGGCGCTTTTCCTGGGCACGGCGGGGATTCTCATCCTCGGGGACATCGCCCCGAAGTGTATCGCCTGGCCGCGCGCGAAGTCCTGGTCGCTCCTGGCCGTCCGCCCGTTCGGGGTCTTCTCGCGGATCGTTTCTCCCGTCCGCTACCTCCTGGAAAACGCGGCCTCCGCCATCCTGCGCCTGTTCGGGGGAGGGACGCTCGCCGGGGACCGCCCGGGACTTTCGGAAAGGGAATTCCGCGCCTTGGTGGACGTCGGGGAGGAAACCGGCACGATCGACCCCGGAGAGAAGGAACTCATACACAACATCTTCGAATTGACCGAGCAGAGGGCGGGGGAGATCATGACCCCCTTCGCGGACGTGTTCATGGTCCCGGTATCCCTGCCCTACCCGGAACTCCTTGCCCAGTTCCGCAGGTATCGACGGTCCCGTATCCCCGTCTACGAAGGCGAGCGCCGGAACGTCACCGGCGTCCTGCATTTCAAGGAGCTCCTCAAATCGATGGGAGAAGGGAAGGAAGAGGTCGACTGGCGGACGCTCGTGAAACCCCCGTTGGTCGTGCCGGCGTCGAAGAAGCTGCCGTACCTGCTGCGGGATTTCCAGAAGTTGAAAGTTCACCTCGCGCTGGTGGTGGACGAATTCGGGGAACTGGAAGGGATCGTCACGCTGGAAGACGTCCTTGAAGAGCTGTTCGGCGACATTCGCGAGGAGCACGATCGGGAGGAGAAGGAGATCGTCTCCCTTCCGGACGGCGCCTTCCGGGTGCTGGGAAAAACCTCGGTCCGCCGGCTCAACAAGGAGTTCGGCGCGGAGTTTTCGGACGAGGAATGGGACACCGTAGCCGGCCTGCTGCTTCACGAGTTCGGCAGGTTGCCCGGCAGGGGGGACTCGATCGTACTGGGAACCCATCGATTCACCGTGGAGCGGCTGAAAGGGATCCGCATCGTCGAGGTCGGGGTGCGTAAAGCGGCCGGGGAGGAGAAGATATGA
- a CDS encoding HlyC/CorC family transporter: MIEFAAAIAFCLLMEGLFTGAEMVLVCADPHKLTERARRGERGAQIALDLLSRPEQAISTTLTGTNLFVVLSTIIATSHFLPGFGDRAELLAVAAVTPLVILFGEIVPKSFVQPRADALAGGAARFVRYAGIALYPFVAAASFFARLLSSPFGGVPPIRGMVTREELRLILQTSRAGSDVEPHERVMVRRAFRFGEKKVADIFRPLAQVVALPEDAVCREAAQLASRSGYSRYPVYKDRIDRVVGYVHIFDLVGSSPDAPVLPLLRKALFVPELMPIDELMRNFQSEKTSFAVAVDEFGGVTGVLTAEDVVEEIVGEIEDEYDRGTEYHKKISPVEFLVRGSMEIRRFEEEIGVPLPAGDYSTVGGMLISLAEKIPAVGDTFAVPGAEFTVVHSSDRAIKEIRVHLKTEREGEEALEKIGEKQAAEPGKDKE; this comes from the coding sequence ATGATCGAGTTCGCCGCTGCGATCGCCTTCTGCCTCCTGATGGAGGGATTGTTCACCGGCGCGGAGATGGTCCTCGTCTGCGCCGATCCCCACAAGCTCACCGAGCGGGCGAGGCGGGGGGAACGCGGTGCGCAGATCGCGCTGGATCTCCTTTCCCGCCCCGAACAGGCAATCTCCACGACGCTCACGGGGACGAACCTGTTCGTGGTCCTTTCCACCATCATCGCGACGTCGCATTTCCTGCCCGGTTTCGGGGACCGCGCGGAGCTGCTGGCGGTCGCAGCGGTCACGCCGCTGGTGATCCTGTTCGGGGAGATCGTTCCTAAAAGTTTCGTCCAGCCCCGCGCCGACGCTCTGGCCGGGGGCGCGGCGAGGTTCGTGCGGTACGCGGGGATCGCGCTTTATCCGTTCGTCGCCGCCGCCTCCTTCTTCGCGCGCCTCCTGTCCAGCCCGTTCGGCGGGGTTCCGCCTATACGCGGCATGGTTACCCGTGAGGAGCTCCGGCTGATCCTCCAGACGAGCCGGGCGGGGTCGGACGTGGAGCCCCACGAGCGGGTGATGGTGCGCCGCGCCTTCCGTTTCGGGGAAAAGAAGGTCGCCGATATCTTCCGCCCGCTGGCCCAGGTCGTGGCCCTGCCTGAGGACGCGGTCTGCCGCGAGGCGGCGCAGCTTGCCTCGCGCAGCGGATACTCGCGTTATCCCGTGTACAAGGACCGGATCGACAGGGTAGTCGGATACGTCCACATTTTCGACCTGGTGGGGAGCTCCCCCGACGCGCCGGTCCTGCCCTTGCTCCGCAAGGCGCTCTTCGTCCCGGAGTTGATGCCGATCGACGAGCTTATGCGGAACTTCCAGTCGGAGAAGACGTCCTTCGCCGTGGCCGTCGACGAATTCGGCGGCGTGACGGGGGTCTTGACGGCGGAAGACGTCGTGGAGGAAATCGTCGGGGAGATCGAGGACGAATACGACAGGGGGACGGAATATCATAAGAAAATATCGCCGGTCGAATTCCTCGTGCGCGGAAGCATGGAGATCCGGCGCTTCGAGGAGGAGATCGGCGTTCCCCTCCCCGCGGGCGACTACTCGACGGTGGGCGGGATGCTGATCTCGCTGGCGGAAAAGATTCCTGCCGTGGGGGACACGTTCGCCGTCCCGGGCGCGGAATTCACGGTCGTGCACTCCTCCGACCGCGCGATCAAGGAAATCCGCGTGCATCTAAAGACGGAGCGGGAAGGGGAAGAGGCGCTGGAGAAGATCGGCGAGAAGCAGGCGGCGGAGCCGGGGAAGGATAAGGAATGA
- the larB gene encoding nickel pincer cofactor biosynthesis protein LarB, producing MTAERLRRLLKEVSEGKTSAEAAFREMRSLPFEILGMAHVDHHRSIRQGVPEVILGEGKTAAQIVAIARAMRRSGAGVLVTRLDPAKQKAIRKSFREAVLHPEARCAVIRSGKPKIIGNGTILVVTAGTSDIPVAEEAAVTAEFLGNRVDRLFDVGVAGIHRLLLQKEALLSARVLVVVAGMEGALASVVGGLTDKPVIAVPTSVGYGASFGGVSALLGMLNSCSPTVAVVNIDNGFGAGVLSSVINRL from the coding sequence ATGACGGCGGAACGGTTGCGCAGGTTGCTCAAGGAAGTCTCGGAAGGGAAGACGTCGGCGGAAGCCGCCTTCCGGGAGATGCGCTCCCTTCCTTTCGAGATCCTCGGCATGGCGCATGTCGACCATCACCGGTCGATCCGCCAGGGTGTGCCCGAGGTGATCCTCGGCGAAGGGAAGACCGCCGCGCAGATCGTCGCCATCGCGCGGGCGATGCGGCGCTCCGGCGCGGGCGTCCTCGTCACGCGCCTTGACCCTGCAAAGCAGAAGGCGATACGGAAGAGCTTCCGCGAGGCGGTCCTGCACCCGGAGGCGCGCTGCGCGGTGATCCGTTCCGGCAAACCGAAGATTATCGGTAATGGGACGATCCTTGTCGTTACCGCCGGAACATCCGACATCCCCGTCGCCGAAGAGGCGGCGGTCACGGCGGAATTCCTGGGCAACCGGGTCGACCGGCTCTTCGACGTCGGCGTCGCGGGGATCCACCGGCTTCTTCTTCAGAAAGAGGCGCTCCTCTCCGCCCGGGTCCTCGTCGTGGTCGCCGGCATGGAAGGCGCGCTCGCCTCGGTAGTCGGTGGCCTTACCGACAAGCCCGTCATCGCCGTCCCCACCAGCGTCGGCTACGGAGCGAGCTTCGGCGGTGTCTCGGCCCTGCTGGGGATGCTCAACTCCTGTTCCCCGACCGTCGCCGTCGTGAACATCGACAACGGCTTCGGCGCAGGCGTCCTTTCCTCTGTGATCAACCGGCTGTAA
- a CDS encoding transposase family protein, giving the protein MLFSFYDHNVRRVRDLPCGDTRVYLEIPIRRVLCRRTLPRKCTPGTGDAARGPPVRPAAPSRGLPDDQGQEPEHHAVRDGRRVSAGLRAQPSALLWGLRTCARSPCRNCRAGLYCDT; this is encoded by the coding sequence ATACTTTTTTCCTTCTACGACCACAACGTCCGTCGGGTCCGGGATCTTCCCTGCGGCGACACGCGGGTGTACCTGGAGATCCCGATCCGGCGGGTCCTGTGCAGAAGGACTTTGCCAAGGAAGTGTACACCGGGCACGGGGGACGCCGCTCGTGGGCCGCCCGTACGGCCCGCCGCCCCCTCCAGAGGGCTCCCCGACGATCAAGGTCAAGAGCCGGAGCATCACGCCGTGCGCGATGGAAGGCGCGTGAGCGCCGGTCTCCGTGCTCAGCCTTCGGCCCTCTTGTGGGGCCTCCGCACCTGCGCGCGGAGCCCTTGCCGCAATTGCCGCGCTGGGCTATACTGCGATACGTAA
- a CDS encoding type II toxin-antitoxin system RelE/ParE family toxin yields the protein MIKSFKSKETEMLFNDRPVIRFRAFERPARRKLLYLHRAKTLHDLAVPPANQLESLKRDRKGQHSIRINDQWRICFRWHEGDAYDVEIVDYH from the coding sequence GTGATCAAGTCCTTCAAGAGCAAGGAAACGGAAATGCTCTTCAACGATCGACCGGTGATCCGCTTCCGGGCCTTCGAACGTCCGGCGCGCCGCAAGCTCCTCTATCTGCACCGGGCGAAGACGTTGCACGACTTGGCCGTCCCGCCTGCGAATCAGTTGGAATCGCTGAAGAGGGACCGGAAAGGGCAGCACAGTATCCGGATCAACGACCAGTGGCGTATCTGCTTCCGCTGGCATGAAGGCGACGCCTACGACGTGGAGATCGTGGATTACCACTGA
- a CDS encoding HigA family addiction module antidote protein: MKATPTTWRSWITTDPGRRANRKTEKEAVVPKKLLEPIPPGEILLEEFMKPLGVSINKLARDIDVPPGRISEIVNGKRAVTADTALRLGRYFGVSPEIWLTLQADYELRVARRVAGKEIEARVRPFRAAS; encoded by the coding sequence ATGAAGGCGACGCCTACGACGTGGAGATCGTGGATTACCACTGATCCCGGAAGACGAGCAAACCGGAAGACCGAGAAGGAGGCCGTTGTGCCCAAGAAACTGCTGGAACCCATTCCCCCTGGAGAAATCCTCCTCGAAGAGTTCATGAAACCGCTGGGGGTCAGCATCAACAAGCTGGCCCGGGACATCGACGTGCCGCCGGGGCGGATCAGCGAGATCGTCAACGGCAAGCGGGCCGTCACGGCGGATACGGCGCTGCGGCTGGGCCGCTACTTCGGCGTCTCGCCGGAGATCTGGCTGACTCTGCAGGCGGACTACGAATTGCGCGTGGCCAGGCGGGTTGCGGGAAAGGAGATCGAGGCCCGCGTCCGGCCGTTCAGAGCCGCATCTTAG
- a CDS encoding type II toxin-antitoxin system HicB family antitoxin — protein MKYAIVVAYSDEDRGYIATAPELPGCSAFGETEEEAIKEVKIAASLWLSAAKKAGRPIPKPIVEKKFKGRFPLRIPEDLRRRLELEAKRRGVSLNELILRKIA, from the coding sequence ATGAAGTACGCGATTGTCGTTGCTTACAGCGACGAGGATCGGGGGTACATTGCCACTGCGCCGGAACTCCCGGGCTGCTCTGCGTTCGGAGAGACAGAGGAAGAAGCTATCAAGGAAGTGAAGATCGCTGCCTCCCTCTGGCTCTCCGCTGCAAAAAAGGCGGGGCGTCCGATCCCCAAGCCTATCGTCGAAAAGAAGTTCAAGGGGCGGTTCCCGCTTCGCATCCCGGAGGATCTTCGTCGCAGACTCGAGCTGGAAGCGAAAAGGAGAGGGGTCTCGCTGAACGAGCTGATCCTCCGGAAGATCGCCTGA